A single genomic interval of Alistipes provencensis harbors:
- the murA gene encoding UDP-N-acetylglucosamine 1-carboxyvinyltransferase, with the protein MAIFKVEGGHRLHGSITPQGAKNEALQILCATLLTPQRVVVRNIPQILDVMQLIELLRRMGVVVEQLADDTYAFCARDIDFEYLRSDDYRQRCTRLRGSVMLIGPMLARFGVGYIPKPGGDKIGRRRLDTHFIGFQKLGAKFNFDIADEFFMVEGRELRGTYMLLDEASVTGTANIIMAAVMARGFTTIYNAACEPYIQQLCKMLNRMGARISGIASNLLTIEGVGELGGTEHTLLPDMIEVGSFIGMAAMNRSELTIRSVSFENLGIIPAQFARMGIRFEQRGDDIYIPQQDHYSIETFLDGSIMNIADAPWPGLTPDLLSIFLVVATQAKGAVLIHQKMFESRLFFVDKLIDMGAQIILCDPHRATVIGHDHRMCLRATRMTSPDIRAGVALLIAAMSAEGVSTIQNIDQIDRGYKDIDGRLNALGARITRVDECEVRK; encoded by the coding sequence ATGGCCATATTCAAAGTCGAAGGAGGGCACCGCCTCCACGGGTCGATCACGCCTCAAGGCGCCAAGAACGAAGCCCTGCAAATACTCTGCGCCACGCTGCTGACCCCTCAGCGGGTCGTCGTGCGGAACATTCCCCAGATTCTCGACGTCATGCAGCTCATCGAGCTGCTGCGCCGCATGGGCGTCGTCGTCGAACAGCTCGCCGACGACACCTACGCCTTCTGCGCCCGCGACATCGACTTCGAATACCTCCGGTCGGACGACTACCGCCAGCGCTGCACCCGGCTGCGGGGTTCGGTCATGCTGATCGGTCCGATGCTGGCGCGCTTCGGCGTGGGATACATCCCCAAACCGGGCGGCGACAAGATCGGCCGCCGCAGGCTCGACACCCACTTCATCGGATTCCAGAAACTCGGCGCGAAGTTCAATTTCGACATCGCCGACGAATTCTTCATGGTCGAAGGCCGGGAGCTGCGCGGAACGTACATGCTGCTGGATGAGGCTTCAGTGACGGGTACGGCCAATATCATCATGGCCGCCGTGATGGCCCGGGGCTTCACGACGATCTACAACGCCGCGTGCGAACCCTACATCCAGCAGTTGTGCAAGATGCTCAACCGCATGGGCGCCCGCATCTCGGGCATCGCCTCGAACCTGCTTACGATCGAGGGCGTCGGGGAGTTGGGCGGCACGGAACATACGTTGCTGCCCGACATGATCGAGGTAGGCAGTTTCATCGGCATGGCCGCGATGAACCGCTCGGAGCTGACGATCCGCAGCGTGTCGTTCGAAAACCTCGGCATCATCCCCGCGCAGTTCGCCCGCATGGGCATTCGGTTCGAGCAGCGGGGCGACGATATCTACATCCCCCAGCAGGATCATTACAGCATCGAGACGTTTCTCGACGGGTCGATCATGAACATCGCCGACGCCCCGTGGCCGGGACTGACGCCCGACCTGCTGTCGATCTTTCTGGTGGTGGCCACGCAGGCCAAAGGCGCCGTGCTGATTCACCAGAAGATGTTCGAAAGCCGCCTGTTCTTCGTCGACAAGCTGATCGACATGGGGGCTCAGATCATCCTGTGCGATCCCCACCGCGCCACCGTCATCGGCCACGACCACCGGATGTGCCTCCGGGCCACACGCATGACCTCGCCCGACATCCGTGCGGGCGTGGCGCTGCTGATCGCCGCGATGTCGGCCGAAGGGGTCTCGACGATCCAGAACATCGACCAGATCGACCGCGGATACAAGGACATCGACGGACGCCTGAACGCCCTCGGCGCCCGGATCACCCGTGTCGACGAGTGCGAGGTGCGAAAATAG
- a CDS encoding thymidine kinase encodes MFLENASKKGWIEVICGSMFSGKTEELIRRLKRAQFAHQRVEIFKPRIDVRYSEEEVVSHDANAIRSTPVESPQNILLMTSDVDVVGIDEAQFFDDSIVDVCRRLANNGVRVIVAGLDMDYTGKPFGPMPHLMATAEYVTKVHAICVRCGNLAHHSHRLTSDEKLVVLGETDSYEAICRHCFNKLTEKS; translated from the coding sequence ATGTTTTTGGAAAATGCCAGCAAGAAAGGCTGGATCGAAGTCATCTGCGGATCGATGTTCTCGGGCAAGACCGAGGAGCTGATCCGCCGTCTCAAACGGGCCCAGTTCGCCCACCAGCGGGTCGAGATCTTCAAACCCCGCATCGACGTGCGCTACTCCGAGGAGGAGGTCGTGTCGCACGACGCCAACGCCATCCGCTCCACGCCGGTCGAATCGCCGCAGAACATCCTGCTGATGACCTCCGATGTCGACGTGGTGGGCATCGACGAGGCGCAGTTCTTCGACGACAGCATCGTGGACGTCTGCCGCCGTCTGGCCAACAACGGCGTGCGGGTGATCGTCGCCGGGCTCGACATGGACTACACCGGGAAACCCTTCGGCCCGATGCCCCACCTGATGGCCACGGCGGAGTATGTCACCAAGGTCCACGCCATCTGCGTCCGCTGCGGCAACCTCGCCCACCATTCGCACCGCCTCACCAGCGACGAGAAGCTGGTCGTCTTAGGCGAAACGGACTCCTACGAAGCCATCTGCCGCCATTGTTTCAACAAGCTGACCGAAAAATCGTAA
- a CDS encoding dihydrodipicolinate synthase family protein, whose product MNAHTMIKLSGLIPAVFTPFDKNGAVNLPQIRPYADKLVTDGADGVFVCGSTGECTSMTVAERKSVLEAWVEAAAGRMRVIAHVGGTCQADCIELARHAAGQRVDAVGAIAPFYFKPASVEELVDFYKPIAAAIAPIPFYTYHMPSVTGVNLPMKEFLEKGSREIPNLNGIKFTSNNFMEMLECIRLEDGRFDILNGFDEMLLCGMAVGARGGVGSTYNYSLSTYRNLYDAFLAGDIERARVFQQESVDIVHVIIRHGGGVRGGKAIMNHLGIDCGDCRLPFAPYTESEMHRLGEELDRIGFAK is encoded by the coding sequence ATGAACGCCCATACCATGATCAAACTCTCCGGACTTATCCCTGCCGTATTCACACCGTTCGACAAGAACGGCGCAGTCAACCTCCCGCAAATCCGGCCCTATGCCGACAAACTCGTCACAGACGGTGCCGACGGCGTGTTCGTCTGCGGTTCGACGGGCGAATGCACCTCGATGACCGTCGCCGAGCGCAAAAGCGTCCTCGAAGCGTGGGTCGAGGCCGCCGCAGGCCGCATGCGCGTCATCGCACATGTAGGCGGCACCTGCCAGGCCGACTGCATCGAACTGGCGCGGCATGCCGCCGGACAGCGAGTCGACGCCGTCGGCGCCATCGCTCCGTTCTATTTCAAACCCGCTTCCGTCGAGGAGCTCGTGGATTTCTACAAGCCCATCGCCGCAGCCATCGCCCCGATCCCGTTCTACACCTATCACATGCCTTCGGTAACGGGCGTCAACCTGCCGATGAAGGAGTTCCTCGAAAAAGGCTCGCGTGAAATCCCTAACCTGAACGGCATCAAATTCACCTCGAACAACTTTATGGAGATGCTCGAATGCATCCGTCTCGAAGACGGGCGTTTCGATATCCTCAACGGTTTCGACGAAATGCTGCTCTGCGGCATGGCCGTGGGCGCCCGCGGAGGCGTGGGCAGCACCTATAATTATTCGCTGTCGACCTACCGGAACCTTTACGACGCATTTCTCGCAGGCGATATCGAACGCGCCCGCGTCTTCCAGCAGGAATCGGTGGACATCGTGCATGTCATCATCCGTCACGGCGGCGGTGTCCGCGGCGGCAAAGCCATCATGAATCATCTGGGAATAGACTGCGGCGACTGCCGGCTGCCCTTCGCGCCTTACACCGAGTCCGAGATGCACCGACTGGGCGAAGAACTCGACCGTATCGGCTTTGCGAAATAA
- a CDS encoding sodium:solute symporter family transporter codes for MRNLILTLFLLLGTAVSTAGTPTTQLTETDAIRWDSSLSLPQLDGTPNIGIAGVFSGRIDGKLLIAGGANFPDRTPEANGEKRYHRDLYIYDPSGSWQVIRDALPEPRAYGISVTLPEGVLCIGGCNASDCTDQVLLLTLDGNQPRFTPWPSLPRPLANAAGALIGHRIYVAGGIEQVEEAAATRNFFMLDLHDRGRGWQELPPWPGPARAFAVAASQSDGFDNCFYLFSGRDFSGDSAWTVHKDGYRYNPRLKSWNRLEGEFPVMAGTAAPFGTNHILLIGGRNGTNSDDQLLRLYHTVTGTLTETPVPEGIILPVTTNVLPDDDGILITSGEIRPGVRTPVLLRGTLQSTIHRLTGLDIGVITLYFLSLALIGWYFSKNQKTSDDYFKGGGRIPWFIVGLSIFGTALSAITFMAIPAKAYATDWSYLLFNSGIVLAVPIIVLLFIPFYRRLNVTTAYEYLEARFNPLVRILCSIAFILFQIGRMGVVLLLPSIALNVVTGFDIFLCITLMGVLSLAYTLMGGIEAVAWTEALQVVVLLGAAVTVLVIVCLQLPEDLGTIVASAAEAGKFDLGSTAFDLRQPTVWTVLIATFFTNITTYGTDQTIVQRYLTTATEREARKGVYVNAALTIPATILFFLVGTALWAFYRHFPAELSMAVRDSDAILPWYISTQLPSGVLGLIIAGLFAAAMSTLSSSMNSAATAFVTDIHRKLCPAARDGRALLRTARLSTLVLGLVGVGFALIMASWEIKSLWDEFSKILGILLGGLGGLFLLGLTTRRANTFGALCGIAASVVVQILVARSGYVNLLLYSTTGFLSCFIVGYLASLCVPRSSRDTDSLTIYGKRKTGA; via the coding sequence ATGAGAAACCTGATATTGACTCTTTTCCTGCTCCTCGGCACGGCCGTTTCGACAGCCGGAACTCCCACGACACAACTGACAGAGACCGATGCCATCCGCTGGGACTCCTCGCTCAGCCTGCCGCAACTCGACGGGACGCCCAACATCGGCATCGCCGGCGTCTTCTCGGGGCGTATCGACGGAAAACTGCTGATCGCAGGCGGCGCCAACTTCCCCGACCGCACCCCCGAGGCGAACGGAGAGAAACGATATCATCGGGATTTATATATCTATGACCCTTCCGGGAGCTGGCAAGTCATTCGCGACGCCCTGCCCGAACCCCGGGCCTACGGAATCTCGGTCACACTGCCCGAGGGCGTGCTCTGCATCGGCGGCTGCAACGCCTCGGACTGTACGGATCAGGTATTACTCCTGACACTCGACGGCAACCAGCCCCGCTTCACACCATGGCCTTCGCTCCCGCGCCCCTTGGCCAATGCCGCAGGGGCCCTGATCGGCCATCGCATCTATGTGGCCGGCGGTATCGAGCAAGTAGAGGAGGCCGCCGCCACCCGCAACTTCTTTATGCTCGATCTCCACGACCGCGGACGCGGGTGGCAGGAACTGCCGCCGTGGCCCGGGCCGGCCCGGGCGTTTGCGGTAGCGGCTTCGCAAAGCGACGGGTTCGACAACTGTTTCTACCTTTTCAGCGGCCGCGACTTCTCGGGCGATTCAGCTTGGACCGTTCATAAAGACGGCTACCGTTACAACCCGCGTCTCAAAAGTTGGAACCGGCTCGAAGGAGAATTTCCTGTCATGGCCGGAACAGCAGCGCCATTCGGCACCAACCACATTCTGCTGATCGGCGGCCGCAACGGAACCAATTCCGACGACCAGTTGCTGCGGCTTTACCACACGGTCACGGGAACCCTTACGGAAACTCCCGTTCCCGAAGGAATCATCCTTCCAGTCACGACAAACGTCCTTCCGGACGACGACGGCATCCTGATCACGAGCGGCGAGATACGCCCGGGCGTGCGCACTCCCGTTCTGCTGCGGGGAACGCTCCAAAGCACCATCCACCGCCTGACGGGGCTCGACATCGGCGTCATCACCCTCTATTTCCTTTCGCTGGCGCTCATCGGCTGGTATTTCTCGAAAAACCAGAAGACCTCCGACGACTATTTCAAGGGGGGGGGACGCATCCCGTGGTTCATCGTCGGGCTGAGCATCTTCGGAACGGCGCTCAGCGCCATTACTTTCATGGCTATTCCGGCCAAAGCCTATGCCACGGATTGGAGTTACCTGCTTTTCAACTCGGGCATCGTGCTGGCCGTACCAATCATCGTGTTACTGTTCATCCCCTTCTACCGCAGGCTCAATGTCACCACGGCCTATGAATACCTCGAAGCGCGGTTCAATCCCCTCGTGCGCATCCTGTGCAGCATCGCCTTCATCCTCTTCCAGATCGGACGTATGGGCGTCGTGCTGTTGCTTCCATCGATCGCACTCAACGTCGTCACGGGTTTCGACATCTTCCTCTGCATCACCCTGATGGGCGTCCTGAGCCTCGCTTACACGCTCATGGGCGGTATCGAGGCCGTGGCGTGGACCGAAGCCCTGCAAGTCGTCGTGCTGCTGGGCGCCGCCGTCACGGTGCTGGTCATCGTGTGCCTGCAACTCCCCGAGGACCTCGGAACCATCGTCGCTTCGGCCGCCGAGGCCGGGAAATTCGACCTCGGATCGACGGCTTTCGACCTGCGCCAGCCGACGGTGTGGACCGTGCTGATCGCAACCTTCTTTACCAACATCACCACCTACGGCACCGACCAGACCATCGTGCAGCGCTACCTGACCACCGCCACCGAACGCGAAGCCCGCAAAGGAGTCTACGTCAACGCCGCACTGACCATTCCGGCCACCATCCTCTTCTTTCTGGTGGGCACGGCGCTGTGGGCCTTCTACCGCCACTTCCCGGCGGAGCTGAGCATGGCCGTCCGCGACAGCGACGCCATCCTGCCGTGGTATATCAGCACCCAGCTTCCGTCGGGCGTACTGGGACTGATAATCGCCGGTCTGTTCGCCGCCGCCATGTCGACGCTCAGCAGCAGCATGAACTCCGCCGCAACGGCCTTCGTCACGGACATTCACCGCAAACTCTGCCCCGCCGCGCGCGACGGCCGCGCGCTGCTGCGCACGGCGCGCCTCTCGACCCTCGTACTGGGACTCGTCGGCGTAGGATTCGCATTGATAATGGCTTCGTGGGAGATCAAATCGCTGTGGGACGAATTCTCGAAAATCCTCGGCATCCTGCTCGGCGGTCTGGGCGGATTGTTTCTGCTGGGCCTCACGACCCGGCGCGCCAATACGTTCGGCGCCCTGTGCGGCATCGCGGCCAGCGTCGTCGTGCAGATTCTCGTCGCCCGCAGCGGGTATGTCAACCTGCTGCTCTATTCCACGACCGGATTCCTTTCGTGTTTCATCGTCGGTTATCTGGCAAGCCTCTGCGTCCCCCGCAGCAGCCGCGACACCGATTCGCTGACCATCTACGGAAAACGGAAAACCGGTGCGTAA